One segment of Desulfobaccales bacterium DNA contains the following:
- a CDS encoding Fur family transcriptional regulator, which translates to MPSPDTRLKHLVAVLKGRRCRLTPQRLAILAQVARSEGHPSIEEIYERLKGAFPTMSIATVYKTVTLLKELGEVLELSFPEEGVKRYDGATPYPHPHIICVRCRKILDPEIGNLTPLVETAGRLTGFRILSHRLDLYGLCPDCQAREQEAG; encoded by the coding sequence ATGCCCTCTCCGGATACCCGCCTCAAGCACCTGGTGGCGGTTCTCAAAGGGCGGCGCTGCCGCCTCACCCCCCAGCGGCTGGCCATTCTTGCTCAGGTGGCCAGAAGCGAGGGGCACCCCAGTATCGAGGAGATCTATGAACGCCTGAAGGGGGCTTTCCCCACCATGAGCATCGCCACGGTCTACAAAACCGTGACCCTGCTCAAGGAATTGGGGGAGGTGCTGGAGCTGAGCTTCCCGGAGGAGGGGGTCAAGCGCTATGACGGTGCCACACCTTACCCCCACCCACACATTATTTGTGTGCGCTGTCGCAAGATCCTGGACCCGGAGATCGGCAATCTCACGCCCCTGGTGGAGACCGCGGGGCGCCTCACCGGCTTTCGCATCCTCAGCCACCGCCTGGACCTCTACGGGCTCTGCCCGGACTGCCAGGCCCGGGAGCAGGAAGCGGGCTGA
- a CDS encoding phosphate-starvation-inducible PsiE family protein: protein MNPQGATPDDRMMKLNKLKRFFGSQTSYGISGILQNLQNLIVVVICLLLFWIMITQIVRTGEAVLEAKSFRDIAGHLMYLFVMTELFRLMIHYLEEQRILLGTIIEVTIVSLLREIILDGVLAISWDRLLAVCALILTLTATLVVHHRLEKGRAKLGQITIAEVDQRRREEEEERQRAEGG from the coding sequence ATGAATCCGCAAGGTGCCACGCCTGACGACCGAATGATGAAGCTGAACAAGCTGAAACGCTTTTTCGGCTCCCAGACCTCCTATGGCATCTCCGGCATCCTGCAGAACCTCCAGAACCTCATCGTGGTGGTCATCTGTCTGCTGCTGTTCTGGATCATGATTACCCAGATCGTGCGCACCGGGGAGGCGGTCCTGGAGGCCAAATCCTTCCGGGACATCGCCGGCCATCTCATGTATCTCTTTGTGATGACCGAGCTTTTCCGCCTGATGATCCACTATCTGGAAGAGCAGCGCATCCTTTTGGGAACCATCATCGAAGTGACCATCGTCAGCCTGCTCAGGGAGATCATCCTGGACGGGGTGCTGGCCATCTCCTGGGACCGCTTGCTGGCGGTGTGCGCCCTCATCCTGACCCTCACCGCCACCCTGGTGGTGCATCACCGTCTGGAGAAGGGCCGGGCCAAGCTGGGGCAGATCACCATCGCCGAGGTGGACCAGCGGCGCCGGGAGGAGGAAGAGGAGCGCCAGCGGGCGGAAGGAGGGTGA
- the pyrE gene encoding orotate phosphoribosyltransferase produces MNDARRQLLALLKEKSFRYSPEKPFRLASGRVSPYYVDCRPVSHSARGLALIGEILFEMVQDLDIRAAGGLTMGADPLAHALALVSYQKGRPIDAFSVRKFSKDYGAGGLIVGPVAPGDPVAVLEDVITTGGSLRQAISAARDFGLVVRGVIILVDRQEGGRETVEELVRPVRTVFTLEELK; encoded by the coding sequence ATGAACGACGCCCGCCGCCAGCTCCTGGCCCTGCTCAAGGAAAAGTCCTTCCGTTATTCGCCGGAGAAGCCCTTCCGGCTGGCCTCCGGGCGGGTGAGCCCTTATTATGTGGACTGCCGGCCGGTGAGCCACAGCGCCCGGGGTCTGGCCCTCATCGGGGAGATCCTCTTTGAGATGGTTCAGGACCTGGACATCCGGGCGGCGGGCGGGCTCACCATGGGGGCCGATCCCCTGGCCCACGCCCTGGCCCTGGTGAGTTACCAGAAGGGCCGGCCCATCGACGCCTTTTCAGTGCGCAAGTTCTCCAAGGATTACGGCGCCGGCGGCCTCATCGTGGGGCCGGTGGCCCCGGGCGACCCGGTGGCGGTGCTGGAGGATGTCATCACCACCGGCGGTTCCCTCCGCCAGGCCATCAGCGCGGCCCGGGACTTCGGGCTGGTGGTGCGGGGGGTCATCATTCTGGTGGATCGCCAGGAAGGGGGGCGGGAGACGGTGGAGGAGCTGGTGCGGCCGGTCCGCACGGTCTTTACCCTGGAGGAGCTGAAGTAG